GACATTTGTGTCGCGATTGGTATGGGAGAAAAACTTACAGACTTTTGTGGATACAGTTAAGAAGCTTCAACAAACACATCAAAATATTAAGCCGATGATTGTGGGTGATGGTCCGGCCTTAAAGGAGTTGGAACATATGTTGACTGATGCCCACTTTACCGGTTTTATTACCGGTGATGAGTTGAGCCGTGCATATGCCAGCAGTGATGTGTTCCTGTTTCCATCTGAGACAGAAACATTTGGCAATGTAACACTTGAGGCAATGTCGAGTGGCTTGCCCTGTGTGGTCGCTGACGCAACGGGCAGCCGGTCATTAGTGGAGTCGGGCGTCAATGGATTTTTGGCACCGCCCAGAGATACCGAAGTCTTTGCAGAATGTATAGAAAAGATTGTTGAAGATGATGAGCTGGCTACAGAAATGGGAGAAGCAGCGCGCCAAAAAGCACTAGCTTATTCGTGGGACAATGTAAACGGCAAGCTGTTGGATAATTATCGCGAAGCTCTGGACGAGCCACGGCCAGCACTTAAATTTTAGTCTTAAAAAGCATATTGTGCGTATACTTTACGTCTCGCATACACATCCGCCCGAAGGAAAGATCCTGGAAAATGTAGGCGGAATGCAACGAGTAAGCCAGCAACTTATTAAAGAGCTGAAGCACCAAGAGTCAGTTCGTGTTTTTACAGAAACCATTAATGTTTCTGAAGAAGGGAAGATTGCTTTTAACACCGCCTCATTTTTATTCAGGCAGATATTTCGGCTTCCACATAAAATTGAGGAATACAATGCTGATGTGGTATTGTTCTCTTCGATGGTAACGGCTAGTATATCTTACTTTATCAAACACAAGGTTTCGGTGCCGATGGTGACTATAAATCACGGCCGGGATGTTACGCTACCCGTAAAATTATATCAGTGGTTTGTACCCAAGATATTTGAGAGCCTGGATGGGGTCATCTCGGTATCAAGGGCTACACGTGAGGAATGTATCAAACGTGGGATGTCGCCCGATAAGGGCGTTGCGCTGGCTAATGGTTTTGATATGGCAGCGTTAAATAATTTTCCCGATAAGGCAGAATCCCGCCGGCGTTTACAACAAAATTTTCGTATCCCGCTTGATAATCATTTTATGTTACTTACCGTAGGACGAAAAGTAAAGCGTAAAGGGCATGAATGGTTTATCCGGGAGGTTATGTCAAAGCTTGATGACCGCATTATTTATGTGACTGTGGGTGACGGCCCCGAATTTGAAAGTATTGAAGAATTGGCGGAACAGGTTCCATATAGCGACCGCATATTTTTGCTGGGACGCCAGCCCGATGAAGTATTAAAACAGGCCTATGCTGCTGCTGATCTTTTTGTGATGCCCAATATCCCCGTTGAAGGAGATATGGAAGGTTTTGGCATTGTGCTGTTGGAGGCCAATATGGCACGGACACCGGCTGTAGCATCAGATCTTGAAGGTATTAAAGATGTTATATCGCAGGGCCAAAACGGGTATCGGGTTCCTACACTTGATGCGGAGCAATTTGCAGTAAAAGTACGAAGTATGCTGGAGGGACAATTGGAACATTTTTCTCGTCAAACACGTACCTATGTACAAGAACAGTTTAGTTGGTCTCATGTGGCCCAAGAATACGTCGATTTTTTAGAAACTGTAGTACAAAACCACCATAGCAGGCATATCAATTAATATTATCTTATTCATAATTTGATTGATGTTTAATATGGAAGTATATTTACAATGATAAGCACTCTCCAAAAAAGCCGAAAATAAGAGCGAATGGCCGAATCCAATTCTGATGTAAGAACAAAAGATATTTTCTCCAAGGCTTACGATTTCACCAAAGCGGATGAAATCAAAGATCGGGGGCTTTATCCTTACTTTAAACCTCTGCAGGCCACGGATGGAACTACCGTTCAGATTGATGAACGTGAAGTAATTATGGCTGGCTCCAATAACTATCTGGGGTTAACCAATGACCCTCGTGTTATTGAAGCGGCACGTGAGGTTCTTAAATCTTATGGAACGGGTTGCACCGGATCGCGTTATTTAAATGGCACGTTGGATCTGCATCTCGAACTTGAAGAGAAGCTTGCAGACTTTATGCGCAAAGATTCATGCGTGCTTTTTAGTACCGGTTATCAAACCAACGAGGGTGCTATACAAACAATTGCCGGTCGCCGTGACGTTATTTTTTCAGATAAAGATAATCATGCTTGTATTGTTACGGGCACGCTTGTTTCTAATGCCAAGACCATGCGATATCAGCATAACAATATGGAACAGCTGGAAAAGTTGTTAAATCGTGCTGATGAAAAAGCAGGCAAGATTATTGTCAGTGACGGCGTTTTCTCAATGTCAGGGACCATTGCCAAAGTTCCTAAACTAGTAGAACTAAAGAAGAAGTTTGATACTCGCCTTTATCTTGATGATGCTCATGCCATTGGGGTAGTGGGTGAAGGCGGTCGGGGATCGGCTTCTACGCATGGTCTGATGGACGAGGTTGATCTGATTAGCGGAACATTTTCTAAGTCATTTGCATCCCTCGGTGGCTTTTTGGTGGGTGATGAAGAAGTAATTGAGTTTATTCGGCACAATTCTCCTGCGCACATTTTTAGTGCATCTATGCCACCTGCTAATGTGGCTACGGTACTAAAAGCGCTTGAGATCTTGCAGGATGAGACCTGGAGACTCGAGCGGCTGGAAGAAATTTCTGATTATATGCGTAATTCTCTCAAAGATATGGGATTCAATGTTTGGAGTTCCCAAACACCTATTATTCCAGTTGTTATTGGTGAAATGATGGAGTGTTTCGAATTTTGGAAAGGGCTCTTTGAGGCGGGAGTTTACGTAAATGCAGTAGTACCGCCGGGAGTCCCCGAGGGACAGTCGCTTGTTCGAACCAGCTATATGGCCACGCACACCGAAGACCATCTCAATCGCATTTTAGAAGCTTTCCGCAAAGTGGGGATTGAACAGGGTATCATCGATCAAAACGGTCATTCACTACTCGGGGACAATTAGACTGTGGCACATTCTCATCGTACTAATGGAATTACACTTGCAACTTCTAAGGAAGAGCGCAAGCAGTTTATCGACTTTCCCTATCAGCACTATGCTGAAGATGAGTACTGGGTAGCTCCACTTAAGATGGAGCAGAAAAAACTTATTGATGAAGAAAAAAACCCTTTTTATGAAAATGGCGAAATTGCCCTTTTCCTTGCTGAACAAAATGGTGAGATATGTGGTCGCATAGCAGCTATTTGTGATCACCGCTACAATAATCATCATGACAGTAATACTGGTTTCTTTGGATTTTTTGAGTGTATTGATGATCAGTCAGTGGCAGACTTGTTATTTAAAGTAGCCGGAGATTGGCTTCGTGAGCAGGGGTATACCGATATCTTGGGGCCGGCTAATCCCAGTATGATGGATGAGATAGGTATTTTGGTGGATGGATTTGAGTACTATCCCAGTATTATGATGCCTTACCATAAACCATATTACAATAAGCTCATTAAAAATGCCGGTCTTGCCAAAGAAATGGATATGTATGCTTTTAGGGCCACACAGGAAAATGTTAAGTTGGATCGTATGTACCGGGCCGAAGAAATCGTGCGCCGTCGCCTGCCGCTTCTTGAAATTAGAGAAATCGATTTAAGTCAGATTGACCAGGAAGTCGAAATTGTACGACGAATTTTTAACGAAGCCTGGTCGGGGAATTGGGGATTTATTCCTCTTACGAAAGAAGAGTTGGCCGACCTGGCCCAAGACTTAAAACTTATTTTAGCTACAAAGGTAGCACATATTGCCGAGGTAGATGGAGAGCCAGTTGCCTTTTCTATTGCACTTCCCGACTTAAACCAAGCGCTCCGGCATATGGATGGTACGCTCTTTCCGACGGGTATTTTTAAACTGTTATGGCACCGGCGAAATATTGATCAGATTCGTACAGCTTTGATGGGCGTTTTACCTAAATATCAGGGTAAGGGTATAGATGCACTTCTTCACAAAGAGGCCATTGTTAACGGTAGAGAGGTTGGATACCATTCATCAGAGCTGAGCTGGGTTTTAGAATCCAATAAAGCAATGATACAGGTTGCCGAAAAAATTGGTGCTCATATTGAAAAGACCTACCGGATGTACAGTAGTGAGCTTTAAAGTTTACTGTTTAAGAAGATTGTTATTCAACTTCGGTAAGGTTCTTGATGGTAATAAGCCAATTTTTATACTCCGAAATTTATCAAAAATTTTGTACTTTCAACCTGCTTGATGAGCACCTATTATCATTAAGTATGATGAACAAATTTTGACTTAAATTTTGGATGTATGAGCGATTACCGTGTTGAAGAAGATTCAATGGGTGAAATTAATGTTCCCAAAGATGCTTATTATGGCGCACAAACCCAGCGAGCGATAGATAACTTTCCTGTAAGTGATATTCGATTCAGCCGAAATTTCATTGAAGCCTTGGGTATGGTTAAAGAGCATGCCGCTAAGGTCAATGCCGCTCTTGGCGAAGTTGATGAAGGGATAGCCAACGCTATAAAGCAGGCTGCGCAAGAGGTATCTGAAGGTGCATTTGATAAAGATTTTGCTATCGACATTTTCCAGACGGGTTCCGGTACTTCCACCAATATGAATGCTAACGAGATTATTGCTCGTCGTGCCAATGAGATAAAAGATGATGATGTAGAGGTCGATATTCATCCTAATGATCATGTCAATTATGGGCAGAGTTCTAATGATGTAATTCCGACGTCTATTCGTTTATCAGCAGTATTAGCTGTAAAAAATACTCTCATACCTGCACTTAAAGAACTTAAAGAAGAATTTCAGGCAAAAGGCAACGAATTTTCCGATGTAGCGAAAACAGGTCGTACCCACCTGATGGATGCGATGCCGGTAACCATCAAGCAGGAGTTTGATGGTTATTCTCGTCAGCTGCAGTTGAACATTGAACGACTGGAGTCGGCGCTGGAACGGATGACAGAACTTCCGCAGGGTGGTACCGCGGTAGGAACAGGCTTAAACACAAATCCGAAGTTTGGAGCCGAGATGGCGGCATCATTGTCAGAAGAAACGGGTATTGATTTTAGTGAAGCTGAAGATCACTTTGAGGCACAGGCAACAGTTGACGCCCCGGTAGAACTGAGTGGTCAGCTCAAAACCATTGCAGTGGGACTTATGAAAATGGGTAACGATCTGCGATGGATGAACTCCGGTCCCAATAGTGGCATTGGCGAAATTAAACTCGAAGCGCTACAGCCGGGCTCATCAATTATGCCGGGCAAGATAAATCCAGTGATTGAAGAGTCAATAACTATGGTTTGTGCTCAGGTTATTGGTAATGATTCGGCCATTACTGTAGCGGGACAGTCCGGTAATTTTGAGCTTAACGTAATGCTGCCGGTAGTGGCACATAATCTGTTGGAATCTATTACTATACTGGGAAATGCCGTCGCTAATTTTGCTCGAAAATCGGTTTCTCGACTAACTGTTAATAAAGACAAGGTAGCTGATATGGTGGGACGAAATCCGGTATTAGTTACCGCATTGAATCCGCTTATCGGGTATGATAAAGCTTCCAAAATAGCTAAAAAGGCATTTAAAGAGGAGCGTCCTGTGAAAGAAGTCGCTCGTGAGATGACAGATTTGAGCGATGAAGAATTGGATGAAGCACTAGATCCCATTAAGATGACGAAGGGCGGTTTTATGGAATAAGAGTGGAAGGCTTTGTAAAACTATAATACTATCCCGACTCCCGTCAGGTGGAGAAAGATCTTAAATTGCAGTACTATTTTTGATCAGATTAATAAAGCAACGAACTGTGATTATGTTTAAGGTTCTTCGTCGCTTTTTCCTCGGAATAAAATAGCCAACGTTAGTTCAAATTTTTAAAAACAATTTTAGTACTTGCTGCTGTATTAGTCAGCGGCGCTAATTCAACGGATATTATGGCACCTACAAAAACAAAAGAAAGCACACAGTCTGAGGCTGAAATTGATATTGAAAATCGCAAGGAAGAAATTCTCCAAGATTATAAACTGGCGGTAAAGAGCCGTGAAGTTTCCTATATCGGTCGCAAAGAAACGCTTACCGGAAAGGCCAAGTTCGGTATTTTTGGAGACGGTAAGGAGCTTCCCCAGATTGCCATGGCCAAGTATTTTAAGAACGGTGATTTCCGTGCTGGATATTACCGTGATCAGACTTTCATGATGGCTATTGATCAAGTAACTATACAGCAATTTTTTGCTCAGCTGTATGCACATGCTAATATCGAAGAAGAACCGAATTCCGGCGGTCGCCAAATGAATGCCCACTTTAGCACACGAAGCCTCAATGATGATGGCAGTTGGAAGGATCTGACAGAGATGAAAAATACGTCTCCCGATATTTCCCCCACCGCCGGACAGATGTCACGCCTGCTTGGATTAGCACAAGCTTCACAGATTTATCGTAATCACGATGAGCTGTTGGACAAAGAAGAATTTCAAAAGTTTTCAGATGACGGTAGTGAAATTGCGTGGGGCACAATTGGTGATGCCAGTACTTCGGAAGGGGTCTTTTGGGAAACTATCAATGCTGCCGGTGTGCTGCAGGTCCCGATGGTACTTTCTGTATGGGATGACGGCTATGGCATTTCAGTACCGCGCAAATACCAGACCACCAAAGAAAGTATTTCTGATGTTCTGGCTGGTTTTCAGCGTACTGAAGATCAAGAGGGACTGGAAATTCTGACCGTTAATGCTTGGGATTATCCTGCGCTAATGAAGACCTATGAAGAAGCTGCTGCTATTGCACGGGAAGAACATGTTCCGGTGCTTATTCATGTAAAAGAAGTTACGCAGCCACAGGGGCATTCTACCTCAGGTTCGCATGAGCGATATAAGTCGGATGAACGCCTGGAGTGGGAAGAAGAATTCTGCTGTATCAACAAAACGCGTCAGTGGTTGATCGACGAAGATATTGCTACTGCTGATGAAATTGAAGAGATCGAAGAGGCTGCCAAATCAGAGGTAAAAGATGCTCAGAAAGCAGCATGGAAATCCTTTAAGGGAGAGCTCAAAGAAGAGCTCAAAACAGCTACTGCACTTATAGATGATTTATCTTCAGAAAGTTCGCACGCTGATGCGCTTAAAGAGGTTAAAAAGGAGATGAAGGCACCGATGGTTCCGTTGCGCAAATATATTGTTTCAGGAGTGCGTAAAGCCCTTCGCATTGTCCGTGATGAGCAGCTGGAAAGCAAGAATAAGCTAAAGCAGTGGCTGGATGAAAGTAATCAGGCAAATGAAGAGCGGTACGATACGCATTTGTATAGTGAAACAGCAGATTCACCGCTTAATGTAGAAGAAGTGACACCTACTTATTCGGATGATCCCGAAGAAGTAGATGGACGTGTTGTATTGCGTGATAATTTTGATAAGCTCTTTGAACAATATCCTGAGACGCTCGTTTTTGGTGAGGACACCGGTAAGCTGGGTGATGTAAATAAAGGACTTGAAAATATGCAGGATAAATATGGCGAACTGCGTGTCCGCGATACCGGCATTCGTGAGGCTACTATTTTAGGACAGGGCATTGGGATGGCGCTGCGCGGACTCCGACCCATTGCCGAAATTCAGTATCTCGATTATCTGCTGTACTGTTTTCAGGGATTAAGTGATGACCTTGCCACTGTTCGCTACCGCAGCATGGGCGGACAGAAGGCACCGCTGATTGTCCGTACGCGGGGGCATCGTCTTGAGGGAATATGGCACACCGGTTCTCCCATGGGTATGATTATCAACGGAGTTCGGGGGCTACATGTGTGCGTGCCCCGCAATCTTACGGAAGCGGCAGGCATGTACAATACGCTGTTGCAGGGTGATGATCCTGCACTGATGATTGAACCGCTCAATGCGTATCGCCTGAAGGAAAAAATGCCGGATAATCTGGGTGAATTTACGGTGCCGCTCGGTATTCCCAATATTGTTTCAGAAGGTAGTGATATTACTATTGTTTCTTATGGATCTACTTGTAACATTTGTGAATCGGTACTTCCGGAACTTGAAGAAGTTGGCATTTCTGCTGAGCTTATTGACGTGCGTACATTGTTGCCGTTCGATCGCAACCAAGATATTGTAGCATCGCTCGAAAAAACGAATCGCATTTTGTTTGTGGATGAGGATGTGCCGGGCGGCGCGTCGGCCTATATGATGAACAAAGTACTTCAGGAGCAGAAAGGGTATTATTATCTGGATTCTGAACCTCAATGTCTCACCGCTAAAGCACATCGTGGAGCATATGGTTCTGATGGTGATTACTTTTCCAAGCCTAATGAAGAGGATATCTTTGAGGCGATATATGCGCTTATGAGTGAGGCTAATCCGGCCCAATATCCACCGATTTATGAATAATTATACTTCGTCGGCCGACTGAAGGGGATGAGAGTAGAGAAGGGAAACTCTTCCTCCTCTAAATTAATCCCCGTGCCTTAAGCTCCAGGTACTTATTAATGGTATTGACCGAAAGGTCTTGTGGTCGTGTGAGGATCGTTTGAATGCCATGCTGATTTAAGATGCGCACGATGCTTCTTTTTTCAAAGGCAAACTTTTCAGCCATAGTTTTTATATAAATATCCTCCTCATCCTCTGGAGTACTATCAAGCAGATCATCCAGCTCAGTATTAATAAAAAAGATATTCACCAGTAAATGCTTAGAAGCAATATGTTTTAGCACAGGCAGTTTGCGCTTCATGCTGCTGAGCGTCTGGAAGTTAGTGTACAGCAGTATCAGGCTGCGCTGGTGGACCTTATTATGCAGAAAGGTAAGGAGCCGGTTAAAATCCGATTCCATGAAATTAGTTTCTACATTGTAAAGGGCCTCCTGGATGCGGTAGATGTGGCTCCGTTTCTTTTGGGCAGGCACAATCATATTTTCGTGGTCGCCAAAAGTAACAAAGCCCGCCTTATCATGTTTGGTGAGTGCAATATTCGAGATCGCCAGACTACTGTTAATTGCATAGTCCAGCAGGCTTAATCCCTCAAAGGGCATCTTCATAACACGTCCGGTATCAATGACGCTGTATATTTGCTGCGATCGTTCATCCCGATACTGGTTTACCATCAAATCATTAGCGCGTGCCGTGGCCTTCCAGTTGATAGAACGCACATCATCACCGCGCACATATTCTCTGATTTGATCGAACTCCATAGTGTGACCAATACGCCTGATTTTCTTGATGCCCACATCCTGCAGTTGATCCGAGATAGCTTTTAGTTCCAGCTGACGCATTTGAATGAAAGATGGATAGACCGGCACACTTTGTTCTTCATTAAAACGGAGTCGGCGTTCAACAAGTCCCAATGGTGATGAGGCATACACATTTAAAGCACCGAAGCTATATTCACCGCGTTGGGTAGGTGTTAACTCATAACTTATTTCAGTAGATTTGTGGGCATCAGCTTTGAAGTCGAAGTGATGATTGCGCCGCTGAAATTGAAACGGAAGCTCATCGATAATTGTAAATGAGGCATGAAACGGATAGACGTGGGACAGTGTAATCGAAATGTGATTTGGATCCCCGTTGGAGAGTCGTTTTGGTAAGTTTCTACCTGCTTGTACCGGTTGGTTATATCGAAAGAGCATCAGGCTGTCAATGACGATGCATATACCCATAGCCAGCAACAGCATTTTTGCTGCAGCATAGAGCAGGGGGTAAAAATAGCCAAGTATAAAAATACCGGCTATAACGGCCAACAGGGTAAAGAGTCGGTCTTTTAGGTAGATATTTCGGAGGAAACGGACTATCGCGGTACCTCAATTTGTTCTAAAATTCGGCTTATTACTTCATCGGCATTGGTTCCTTCCATTTCTTTTTCGGGAGTCAGTATCAGCCGGTGTCGTAAGACCGGAGGTGCCATCTGTTGTACATCTTCTGGAATTACGAAATCACGTCCCATAACAGCGGCCCAGGCCTGTGAAGCACGCATTAAAAATACAGATGCCCGCGGTGATGCTCCCATGTGGATGGCACTGTGATTACGGCTGCGCTGAGTAATTTGGGTAATATATTGCATCAGCGATTTTTCAACATGAACCTGGGTTACTTTTTGTTGGTTTTTGATCAGACGTTTAGACTCAACTACGGCCTCGAGCTGATCGGGATTTGTTTTATGGTTTCGTTTGTGGGCACCTTCAAGAATTGCCGTTTCGTGATTCGATTCGGGATATCCAACTTCAATTTTAAACAGAAAACGATCAAGTTGAGCTTCAGGCAGCTTGTATGTGCCCTCTTGCTCAATAGGATTTTGTGTTGCCAGGATGATGAAAGGTTCATCCATTGTATAAGTAGTGCCGTCAACAGATATTTGTCGTTCTTGCATCACCTCAAAAAGAGCAGCCTGTGTTTTAGCGGGCGAACGGTTTACTTCGTCAATGAGCACTACATTGGCAAAAACCGGACCTTCTTTAAAATTGAATTCTGTTGTTTTGGGATTAAAAACCGAAGTGCCAATTACATCCGAGGGCATAAGATCGGGGGTAAACTGTATGCGCGAAAAATCCGTAGAAATGGTTTGAGCCAGTAGTTTGGCCGACAACGTTTTAGCTACGCCAGGTACACCTTCGATAAGTACGTGTCCATTAGCCAGCAGAGCCGTAATTAACAGGTCGATCATTTTCTGCTGGCCCAAGATAATTTTACTGATTTCTGCACGTATTTGATCAGCCATTTCTTGGATGCCCGAAAGATCGGTGCGATCTTCGAATGAAGGTGCAAAGGTGTTTGATTCTTCAGATGTATTATTCATCGTGATGATTGTTGGTAAAAGGTTTCAATTTGGTTATTCAGCTTCCAAAGTTCTTTTGCAGAAATATCTTGTTTCTTTTTAATAGCTGTAATTTGCTCAAAGAGATGTTGTACTGTTTCAATATCTGTATCAGTTCGCTGGGCTACTCGCTGTACAAAATTGGGATGTTCACGTCCGACATCCACATTCAACTCTTCGCGGATATAATCCATCAAGTAAATAATTTTCTTGTCCGACAGTTCTTTACGGTTGCCGCTCTGATGGGATAATCGACCAATGGTTTCAATAAACTGCAGCGTCGTATTTTGGGGTTTCTCAATTATTGGGATGATGCGCTCACGTCGTTTTGCACGAAAGATAATAAATAAAAACAGTCCGCAAAGTGTGGTAATCCATGCCCATTTTAGAGAATCACGGGACACGATATAACGGAGCGGAGAGCTGTTTGTAGCCCGGCCTGCCTTGTAATATTCATCCCATGCTGTGGGAGCTTTTGGCAGATATGACAAAGTGCGAAAGGCATAGGTTGCCTGACTATAATTTCGCATATAATAATTGGTGAAAATATAAGGCACAGTATGAATATAAAAAGCTCCATCCCCGTTTTTGATTCTAATAAAGTTTGACTGATCTTTTTCGGTGGTGCCCAATACGGTGGTGTTTGCAGTATCAAAATCAGTAAAATGGAATTCTGCAAGTTGTTTAGAATACCCCCAGCCCCCAGGTTTTTGCAGCCGCTTGTTTGTAAAAGAAAAATGAACGGTATCTTGTTGCAAGAGTTTAAGACCGTTTTCGAAAATAGGAGCTTCAGATAGTGAAATTCCGAGCGTATCGGCTAATGTACCCTGAATTCGGTAAGCAGAAATAAAGATATTTTTTCCTTCTTTCACTTGCCGGACTAATCTTTCAGTCTCAAATTTGTCGGGACTAAATTTATTATTAATGAAAATGATGTTCTTGCCCTTAAGTGAGTCGTCAGTGGTGTAAACAGGCTTATTTTGGTAGCGGAGATCTTCCTCAGGAAAAAGTTGAGGCAACTTATCTCGCATAATAAAACACCCATATGGTATTTTAGAGATACCTGAATAACTTTCTGTCCAGTTGATGGGTTTGGGCTGACTCCATTCATACACAAAATAGGCCAGAAGAGAAACGGTTAAAATACTTATGTATAGATGTTTCTTTTTCACTCTACAGACTGCATTTGTGTTGTCATTTCTTTAAATCGGCTGTGCATATGTTTAAAATCATCACCAGAAATTGAAAAGCCGCCGTACTCGGTAAATTCATAGTAGCGGGTAACTTCACGAAATAGATTACGCAATCGTGATTCCTTAATTTCGTGAAGATAATCGTGGTTGGTTTTATTTTGTTTCCATTCTATATACCCACCTTGTTGCAGTTGATGTAGTTTCTGCTGGTATAAATATCGAATAGCTAACCGGTATTGTTGGTTATCAATAGCCTTGGTGACCAGCCGGTCCCAATTGTGTGTTTCATTTTCAGCTTGGTTGATACTAAATTCTTGGGGACGCTCAGCCGTGCTACCTGCAAAAAGTTGCCGGAGATTTCCTTTTAGGTATTGGTTTATCAAAAGGATGATAAGACCGCCAAACAGCACATATAAAAGTATTTTTAGTAAACCGCGGATGGTAGCATTACTAAAAAATTTATTGAGCTGTTCGCCAATCCAGCTTTTAATTTTATTCAGCAGTGATTGTTCTTCTTTAGGTGTTCGCCCATAATTAAATGCTTCGTCATTACTATATTCCGCCCAATCTTCTTGTGCAGGTTGCCGTACCTCTACCGCTGTA
The sequence above is a segment of the Fodinibius salinus genome. Coding sequences within it:
- a CDS encoding AAA family ATPase, whose protein sequence is MNNTSEESNTFAPSFEDRTDLSGIQEMADQIRAEISKIILGQQKMIDLLITALLANGHVLIEGVPGVAKTLSAKLLAQTISTDFSRIQFTPDLMPSDVIGTSVFNPKTTEFNFKEGPVFANVVLIDEVNRSPAKTQAALFEVMQERQISVDGTTYTMDEPFIILATQNPIEQEGTYKLPEAQLDRFLFKIEVGYPESNHETAILEGAHKRNHKTNPDQLEAVVESKRLIKNQQKVTQVHVEKSLMQYITQITQRSRNHSAIHMGASPRASVFLMRASQAWAAVMGRDFVIPEDVQQMAPPVLRHRLILTPEKEMEGTNADEVISRILEQIEVPR
- a CDS encoding DUF4350 domain-containing protein, which codes for MKKKHLYISILTVSLLAYFVYEWSQPKPINWTESYSGISKIPYGCFIMRDKLPQLFPEEDLRYQNKPVYTTDDSLKGKNIIFINNKFSPDKFETERLVRQVKEGKNIFISAYRIQGTLADTLGISLSEAPIFENGLKLLQQDTVHFSFTNKRLQKPGGWGYSKQLAEFHFTDFDTANTTVLGTTEKDQSNFIRIKNGDGAFYIHTVPYIFTNYYMRNYSQATYAFRTLSYLPKAPTAWDEYYKAGRATNSSPLRYIVSRDSLKWAWITTLCGLFLFIIFRAKRRERIIPIIEKPQNTTLQFIETIGRLSHQSGNRKELSDKKIIYLMDYIREELNVDVGREHPNFVQRVAQRTDTDIETVQHLFEQITAIKKKQDISAKELWKLNNQIETFYQQSSR
- a CDS encoding DUF4129 domain-containing protein, which gives rise to MQPSVLGAQQTIQTDSTAVEVRQPAQEDWAEYSNDEAFNYGRTPKEEQSLLNKIKSWIGEQLNKFFSNATIRGLLKILLYVLFGGLIILLINQYLKGNLRQLFAGSTAERPQEFSINQAENETHNWDRLVTKAIDNQQYRLAIRYLYQQKLHQLQQGGYIEWKQNKTNHDYLHEIKESRLRNLFREVTRYYEFTEYGGFSISGDDFKHMHSRFKEMTTQMQSVE